From Herbaspirillum sp. WKF16:
GGCCATAGGCGCGCAGCATGTTGCCCTGGTCGGTCATCTTGATGCGGGTAATCTTCTCGCGCAGGCGGTTCATGGCCTTGGAGGCATAGGTGCGCCAGGCAGAGTCCTGGCGCTTGCGGCGGATCGAGCCGACGTAGTCGTAGCCCTCGCGCATCTTGGCCACCAGGTTGCCGATTTCTTCCGGCGGGTTCTGCAGGTCGGCGTCCAGCGTGACGATCACTTCGCCGCGGGTCGCCTCGAAACCCGCCATGATCGCCATGTGCTGGCCATAGTTGCCGTTGAACAGCACGACGCGGGTAACGTCCGGGCGAATGCGGTACTGCTCGGCCAGGATGCCGGCGGAGCGGTCGCGGCTGCCGTCGTTGACGAAGATCACTTCGTAGCTGTAGCCCAAGGCGTCCAGCGCCGGGTAGAGGCGCTCGAACAGCTTGGCGAGGCCGGATTCCTCGTTATATACCGGGATGACGACGGACAGTTCTGGTTTCATCAATGGCTGCTGCTGAAATAGGTCAAAGGCCCGAAGCCGCGGCGACCGGCGGTGTCGCGGCATTCAGGCCCGCTTGAAGCGAAAATGCGAATTGTGCCGAATTTAAACGGAAAATTGATACAAAATCAACGCAATACCGATTTTACTGTTTCGACCGCGCGCAGAACGTCATCTTTACTCATTGCATTGAACATCGGCAAGGAGACGATGCGACGGCCCACGCGTTCGGCCACCGGGAACATGCCTTCCTTGAAGCCGCGCTCGCGATACAGCTGCAGCAGGTGGATGGCCGGATAGTGGTAGCCGATGCCGACTTGCTTTTCCATCATCTTTTCCATGAAGGCGGCGCGCGTGATGCGCTCCGGCAAGACCAGCTGGAACATGTGCCAGTTCGAATTCTCGAAATCGGCCACCGGCAGTTGGGCGCCGTATTCGGCTTCGAAGCCGTCGCCGAAGGCGGCGAAATAATGGCGCGCCAGTTCCTTGCGGTGCGCGGTGATGGCGTCGATGTGGGCGAACTGGCCCAGGCCGATCGCCGCGGCGATGTCGGTCATGTTGAACTTGCCGCCCAGTACGTCGACTTCCAGCCCGTCGAAGCCGCTGCGGGTCACGCCCTGCAGGCGATACTTCTCAGCCAGGCGGGCTTCTTCGGCGTTGTTCAGGACCAGGAAGCCGCCTTCCGAACTGGTGATGTTCTTGTTGGCCTGCAGGCTGAAGGAGATGAAGTCGCCGAAGGCGCCGATGCGGCGGCCGTTCCAGGTCGAACCCAGGGCTTGGGCGGCGTCTTCCACCACGCGCAGGTTGTGCTTTTTGGCGATCGCGTAGAGGCGGTCCATGTCCACCGGCAGGCCGGACAGGTAGACCGGGATCACGGCCTTGGTGCGCGGCGTGATTGCGGCCTCGAGCTTGTCCAGGTCGATGTTGCGGGTGACCGGATCAATATCGGCGAACACCGGCGTGGCGCCGGTTTCCAGGATCACGTTGGCGGTCGCCACCCAGGAGATCGGAGTGGTGATGACCTCGTCGCCGGCGCCGATGCCGGCGATACGCAGCGCGATCTCCATGGTGCAGGTGCCGGAGTTGAAGGTGCGCACGATGCGGCCGCCGAGGTAGTCGGACAAGGCCTTTTCAAACGCCTGCACCTTGGGGCCGCTGGTGATCCAGCCCGAGCGCAGCACGTCGGCTACGGCGGCGATGGTCGGCTCGTCGATGGTGGGTTTGGCGAACGGCAGGAAGGGCAAGCTCATGGGTCGTTTCTGGTCAGGCGAATTCGTGGGAGGGACGCACCGGTCGCGATGCTTGCCCGCGCCCAGGGCGGCGGGCAATGGCGGCCGGCAGCGCGCTATTGTAAATCAGCTTCTGGTCAGCAAAACCACGCCGACGATGATCACCCCGATGGCGAGCAGGCGCTGGGCGGAAACCACTTCCCCCAGGAAGTACCAGGCGCCGATGGCGTTGATGATGTAGCCCAGCGAGAGCATCGGGTAGGCGACGGTCACATCCACCCGCGACAGGCCGATGATCCACACCACTACCGAGATCACGTAGCACGACAGGCCGCCGATGATGGGCAGCTGCGTGGCCAGCTTGAGGCCGGTGGCAAACCAGTTCCCGGCGGTCAGGTGGATCGCGCCGACGGCATTGGTGCCGGCCTTGAGCAGCAGCTGCGCCACCGCATTGAGGCAGATGCCGGCGAAGATGAAGCCGAAGGTGGCGAGGTTCATTGCGCCGCCTTCTTGCCGGGTGCAGCCGTGTCGGACGGCGCCGGGTCATTGGCCACGATCACGCGGCGCGGGTCCTGGCCGATCAGGCGCATCGGCAGCTTGCGCTCCTGCAGTTCCTTGTAGCGCGTCGGATCCATGATGGCGATATCTTTCTTGCCGGCCGCGTTGTCGGCCACCCACTGCGCCACGAAGGCGTCGATGGTCGGCAGCCACAGCTGCGGCTCCTGCTTCAGGCCGAATTCCATTTCATCGGCGTGCTGCACCAGCGTCATCGTGCGGCGCAGGTAGAAGGGCAGCGCCTGTTCGTAGCGGCCGACCAGGTAGATCGGGGTTTCCGGCTTGAGCTCGGCCTGCAGCGCCGGCACGTAGTCGACGCCGGCCGAATAGCGGCCCTGCGGGTCGTGGCCCAGCATCAGCAGCTGGCCGGCGATGAAGGCGCTGGCGGCCAGCGCGGTCACGGCTGCATCCTTGTGCAGGCGCGCCAGGCGGATGGCGGCGACGCCGCCGATGAAGAAGATCAGCGCGCCGGCGTACAGGTAGGGGATGTGCGCCTCCACCAGCGGCAGCGAGAACGCATCCTTGGCCAGCGCGGGCACGCGCGGGATGAACGCCAGCGCCACCGCGCTGGGCACCGCCACCAGCGAGCCGGCCCAGGCCAGCGCCTTATAGTCGGCGCGTTCGAGATAGCAGGCGATCAGCAGCGCCAGCGCCGGGAAGATCGGCAGGATGTAGGACGGCAGCTTGGAGTCGGAGATGCTGAAGAACAGGAAGATGAACACGGCCCAGATCAGCAGCATCTTCTTGGGTTGGAAGCGGCCGCCGTTCAGGCTGTTGTAGCCGCCCGTGTCGCGTTGCTCGCGCATGCCTTGCCACAGGCCCTGGAAGAACACGCCCAGCCAGGGGACGATGCCCAGCAGCAGGATGGGAATGAAGTAGTACCAGGGGCCCGTGCGGCTATGGATCTTGGAGGTGAAGCGCTGGAAGTGCTCGTGGATGAAAAAGAACTGCGGGAACTCCGGGTTGCGCAGCGACACCGCCACGAACCACGGCGTGGTGATGACGAAGAACAGCACCAGGCCCTTGAACAGGTGCAAGCGCTTCCAGATCGCCCAGTCGCGCGAGAACAGCGTGTACAGCACCAGCACCGCGCCCGGCAGCACGATGCCGATCAGGCCCTTGGACAGCACCGCCAGCGCCATGCCGGCCCAGCACAGCAGCATCCAGTTGCGCTGGCTGTCGCGCGAGGCGCCGTCGCGCTGCCCCATCAGCAGCGCGCACAGCGAGATGGTCATCATGCCGGACAGGCCCATGTCCAGCGTGTTGATATGGCCCATGCCGGCCCAGAAGAAGCTCGACGCCAGCACCAGCGCCGCATAGAAACCGACGCGCCCGCTGAACACGCGGGCGCCGGTGTAGCCGGCCAGGCCGATGCCGAGCAAGCCGCACAGGCCGGTCCACAGCCGCGCCTGCCATTCGCCCAGGCCGAACAGTTCGAACGTGATGGCGTTCATCCAGGTCTGCAGCGGCGGCTTTTCGAAATACTTGATGCCGTTCAGGCGGGTGGTGATCCAGTCCTGCGTGGCCACCATCTCGCGCGCCATCTCGGCGTAGCGGCCCTCATCGGTCGGCACCAGGACGCGCGCGCCCAGCATCCAGAACCAGACCAGCAGAAACAGGATAAGCAGCGTCCAGACGAACGCCTTCGATTTGTACAGTTCGCGCATTGACGGCGGTTCCTTGTGCGTGTTCTTGGGTTTCTTGTCGCGGCAAAGCGCGGGCTCAGGCCTTGGGCGCGATGATCAGCGCCAGCGCCACCTTGCGTCCCTCCGCCATGAGGATGTTGTAGGTGCGGCAGGCGGCCTGGTTGTCCATGCATTCGACGCCGATGCGGCGCGCGGTCAGGACCGTGATCAGCTTGGGATGGACGAAGCGCTGGCGCTCGCCGGTGCCCAGGATCACCACGTCGGGCGCGGTGGCGTCGATCTGCTCGAAGTTGGCTGCGGTGAGCGCATCGAAGCTCTCCACCGGCCACGGCACCGGATCGCTCTCGGGCAGCACCAGCAGGCTGTTGGTGAAGCGGATCGCGTTGAGTTCGACGCCATCCTCATCGTAGCCGGTGACGGTCTGGTATTGCTTGGTTTCAGTAGTGTGAAGCTTCATCGCAAGACGGGCTGGAATGGTGACGGGTGATGCAGCCGGATGAGCGCCGGGCCGGCGGCCGCGATGTCATTCCGACATGCATTGCAGCAATCTGGTCGTAAAGTGCAGCATTGTAGCCGTTTCCATCTCCGGCGCGCGCCTATTTGATTGATAAAATGGACAGCTTTGGGCAAAATGGCCGGTTCCCGACCCACAGGCCGCGCGGCTTTCGGAGCGCATTTGCCGGTCTTCGCCGCAGCCTCGCGCTGCACTGCAACCAGGCGCCCGGCCCCGGCCCAAAATCCAGGGAAATTGCCGCGAGGCACAGAAATGCAAACCAGATGAATGCGCCGTGATGGAGACGCTGGAGCCGGAAAGGTTCCGAGCCCCGCGGTGCCAAGGAGGGCGCGGCTTGTAAAATCCGCGCCGAAACGTGTAGAGGAAGAGCTGTGCGACCGATTCAGAAATCCAAGAAGCTGGCAGATGTGTGTTACGACATTCGTGGTCCCGTGCTGGAAAAAGCGCGTCAGATGGAGGAAGAGGGCCACAAGATCATCAAGCTCAACATCGGCAACCTGGCCGCGTTCGGCTTCGACGCGCCCGACGAGATCGTGCAGGACATGATCCGCAACATGGGCAACGCCTCCGGCTACACCGACTCCAAGGGCCTGTTCGCGCCGCGCAAGTCGGTCATGCACTACACCCAGCAAAAGAACATCCAGGGCGTCTCCATCGACGACATCTACCTCGGCAACGGCGCCTCCGAGCTGATCGTCATGAGCGTGAACGCGCTCTTGAACACCGGCGACGAAGTGCTGGTGCCGTCGCCCGACTATCCGCTGTGGACCGCCGCGGTCAGCCTGTCCGGCGGCACCCCGGTGCACTACGTCTGCGACGAGCAGCAAGGCTGGCAGCCCGACGTCGCCGACATCAAGAAAAAGATCACGCCCAACACCAAGGCCATCGTGGTCATCAACCCCAACAACCCGACCGGCGCGCTGTACTCGGTCGAGGTGCTGAAGGAAATCATCGAGCTGGCGCGCCAGCACCAGCTCATCGTGCTGGCCGACGAGATCTACGACAAGGTGCTCTACGACGGCAACACCCACACCTCGCTGGCCTCGCTGGCCGACGACGTGCTGTTCATCACCTTCAACGGCCTGTCCAAGAACTACCGCTCCTGCGGCTACCGTGCCGGCTGGATGGTGGTCTCGGGCGAGAAGAAGCATGCGCGCGACTACATCGAAGGCCTCAACATGCTGGCCTCGATGCGCCTGTGCGCCAACGCGCCCGGGCAGTACGCGATCCAGACCGCGCTGGGCGGCTACCAGAGCATCAACGACCTGGTCGCGCCCAACGGCCGCCTGACCAAGCAGCGCGACCTGGCGCACCGGCTGCTCACGGAGATTCCCGGCGTCACCTGCGTCAAGCCGAAGTCGGCGCTGTACATGTTCCCGCGCCTGGATCCGGAAATCTACCCGATCAAGGACGACCAGGAGTTCGCCTACGAGCTGCTGGCCGAGGAGAAGGTGCTGATCGTGCAGGGCACCGGTTTCAACTGCCCCACGCCGGATCACTTCCGCGTCGTGTTCCTGCCCAACACCGACGACCTGACCGAGTCCATGGGCCGCATCGCCCACTTCCTCGAAGGCTATCGCCGCCGCCACGGCACCGCGTAAGGCTTGCTGCATCCGCCGCCTCGGAGGGCTGGAGGCGGCGGCAATTTTTCACCAACCACGAAGACAATTCATGAAATCCATCAAAGTAGGTTTGCTCGGCATCGGCACCGTGGGTTCCGGTACTTTCAATGTACTCAAGCGCAACCAGGAAGAAATCGCCGGCCGCGCGGGCAGGGGCATTGAAATTACCATGGTGGCCGATCTCAACACCGAGCGCGCCACCGAGCTGACCAATGGAGAAGTCAAGGTTGTCAACGACGCCAACCTGGTGGTGAACGATCCCGACATCGACATCGTCATCGAGCTCATCGGCGGCTACGGCATCGCCAAGGAGCTGGTGCTCAAGGCCATCGCCAACGGCAAGCACGTGGTCACCGCCAACAAGGCGCTGATCGCCACGCACGGCAACGAGATCTTCCGCGCCGCCCAGGAAAAGGGCGTGATGGTGGCGTTCGAGGCCGCCGTGGCCGGCGGCATCCCCATCATCAAGGCGCTGCGCGAAGGCCTCACCGCCAACCGCATCCAGTGGATCGCCGGCATCATCAACGGCACCACCAACTTCATCCTCTCCGAGATGCGCGACAAGGGCCTGGACTTCGACGTCGTACTGAAGGAAGCGCAACGCCTGGGCTACGCCGAGGCCGATCCGACCTTCGACATCGAAGGCGTGGACGCCGCCCACAAGCTGACCATCATGGCCTCGATCGCCTTCGGCATCCCGGTGCAGTTCGACCGCGCGCACGTCGAAGGCATCACCAAGCTGCAGGCCAGCGACATCACCTACGCCGAACAGCTGGGCTACCGCATCAAGCTGCTGGGCATCACGCGCCAGACCGGCCGTGGCATCGAGCTGCGTGTGCACCCGACGCTGATCCCGGCGCAGCGCCTGATCGCCAACGTGGAAGGCGCGATGAACGCGGTGGTGGTGCGCGGCGACGCCGTCGGCGAGACCCTGTATTACGGCAAGGGCGCCGGTTCCGAGCCGACCGCCTCGGCCGTGATCGCCGACCTGGTCGATATCACCCGCCTGGCCACTGCCGATCCGGAACACCGCGTGCCTTACCTGGCGTTCCAGCCCAACGCCATGGCCGACACGCCGGTGCTGCCGATGGCCGAAGTGACCACCAGCTACTACCTGCGCATGCGCGTGGCCGACAAGGCCGGCGTACTGGCCGACGTCACCCGCATCCTGGCCGATTCGTCGATCTCGATCGACGCCATGCTGCAAAAGGAGCCGGCCGAGGGCGAACAGCAGACCGATATCATCATGCTGACCCACCAGACCCAGGAGAAGAACATCGAGGCCGCCATCACCAAGATCGAAGCCCTGGCCACGCTGGCCGGCAAGGTGACCAAGATCCGCCTGGAAGAGCTGAACTGAGCTGAACCGTTGCGGCAGCGTCCGGCGCCGCAATGAAAAACGGAGCCCGCGGGCTCCGTTTTTTTATCGCTGCGCCAAGGCGGCCGCGATGCTTACTTCTTGATCTCGAAACCGCACACCGCCTGCTGCATGGCGTCGCCCACCGACAGCGGCTTGGTCTTCTCGAACTGCGAGTTCTTCAGTGCATCGGAATGGTCGCGCTTGTCGCCCTTGCCGTCGTTCTCGGCGAAGATGATCTCGCGCACCAGCCTCATCGTGCCGGCCTTGCAGTTGTACTGGTGCAGGTCCTTGTAGGACTTCAGCGTGGGGAAGCCGCTGTCGCCGGTGTTGGGACGCGCTTCCTTGAAATTCCACAGCGACCAGGCTTCGCGGATGCCGCCGGATTCGACGATGGAGTCGGTGTCCACCAGCAGTTCGGACTGGTCCGTTCCGCCCAGCGATTGCCAGTTCTCGGCATGGGCCGGCGCGGTTGCCAGCAAAGCGGCAAACAGACCGGAGATCGCCAGCAGGGATTTTGTATTCTGTTTCATGCTGTTTCCATCCTTGTTTCGTTGAAGGCCGTCGTTGGATGCGTCGCCCGGCGGCAAGCCGGCGTCGTCGGCGCATCGCAGCAAAGTGCCGCAGCATAGCCCGCCTGTCGTCGGCTTTCAAGGGCGGTAACGTTTTATTGCACTCGCATGTCGTCGCGCTTGCGGTTTCCGCAATGAAACAGGCGCAGGCCGATGCCCTCCGGACGCAGGCGCCGGGCGGTCCGCAAATGTGACGGGCAGGGCGCGGGGGAGGCTATAATGGCCGTCTTTTCCCGCTTTTCCTCCTACCACGCGCCTGCTGCCTTCATACGTCATGCAATACGTCTCCACACGCGGTCATTCTGCAACTCCCTCCTTTTCCGAAATCCTGCTGGGCGGCCTGGCGCCGGACGGCGGCCTGTACCTGCCGTCGCAATACCCGCAGGTGACCGGCGCCGAGCTGGACCAATGGCGCAAGCTGTCCTACGCCGACCTGGCGTTCGAGGTGCTCAGGAAATTCGCCACCGACATCCCCGAGGCAGACCTGAAGGCGCTGGCGCACAAGACCTATACCGCCGACGTCTACCGCAACACCCGCGCCGGCGAGGACGCCTCGCAGATCACGCCGCTGCGCACGCTGGAAGACAAGGATGGCAAGAAGCTGGTGCTGCAGGGCTTGTCCAACGGCCCGACGCTCGCCTTCAAGGACATGGCCATGCAACTGCTGGGCAACCTGTTCGAATACGCGCTGGCCAGGAAGGGCGCCGAGCTCAACATCGTCGGCGCCACCTCGGGCGACACCGGCAGCGCCGCCGAATATGCGATGCGCGGCAAGAAGGGCATCCGCGTCTTCATGCTGTCGCCGCACAAGAAGATGAGTGCGTTCCAGACCGCGCAGATGTTCAGCCTGCAGGATCCCAATATCTTCAACATCGCCGTCCAGGGCGTGTTCGACGATTGCCAGGACATCGTCAAGGCCATCTCCAACGACCTCGACTACAAGGCCGCCAAGAAGATCGGCACGGTCAATTCCATCAACTGGGCGCGCGTGGTGGCGCAGGTGGTGTACTACTTCCGCGGCTACCTGGCGGCCACCAGCGCCAATGACCAGAAGGTATCGTTCACCGTCCCTTCGGGCAACTTCGGCAATATCTGCGCCGGCCACATCGCGCGCATGATGGGCCTGCCCATCGACAAGCTGGTGGTGGCCACCAACGAGAACGACGTGCTCGACGAGTTCTTCCGCACCGGCGTCTACCGCGTGCGCAAGTCGGCCGAGACGTATCACACCAGCAGTCCCAGCATGGACATCAGCAAGGCCTCCAACTTCGAGCGCTTCGTCTTCGACCTGCTGGGCCGCGACGCCGGCCGCGTCAAGGCGCTGTTCCACAAGGTCGAGACCGCCGGCGGCTTCGACCTGACCGGCAAGCCGGGCAGCGACGGCGACGAGTTCGCCAGCGTGATCAAGTACGGCTTCGCTTCCGGCCGCTCGACCCACGCCGACCGCCTGGATACCATCCGCTTCGCCGAACAGGCCTACGGCATCACCGTGGACACCCATACCGCCGACGGCATCAAGGTGGCGCGCGAGAACCTGAGCCCGGGCGTCACCATGATCGTGCTGGAAACCGCGCTGCCGGCCAAGTTCAACGAGACCATCCGCGAAGCCCTGGGGCGCGACGCCGACCGTCCGGCCGGTTTCGAGAATATCGAGGCGCTGCCGCAGCGCTTCGAGGTGATGCAGGCCGAGGCCGCGCAGGTGAAGGCGTTCGTGGCCGAGCATACCGGCCTGTAAGCGCGCAGGACGTACCGACGCCGCTCGCGCCATGACGGTGCGCGCGGCGTTTTTCATGGCGCCGCAGCCTCGTCGGCGCGCGGCGGAAAGGACGGCCCGATTGCATTAGAATGTCAGGCCGCTGTATCGGCGCAACGCCAGCGCGCCGGCAACCCATCCAGGATCCGCAACAGGCCAGACATGCAAGCCAACACCACTGCACAGAATTCTTCCGGACCAACCGCGCAGCCGGCCCGCGCGCCGCTGCAAAGCGTGGAACAGGCGCTGCGCACCTTGCTCGACGCCGCCGTTCCGGTCGAGGGCGTGGAGACCGTCCCCACGCTGGAGGCCTGCGGCCGCGTGCTGGCGGCGCCGGTGCTGGCCCACATCAACGTGCCGGGCATGAACAATTCGCAGATGGACGGCTACGCCGTGCGCGCGGCCGACTGCGCCTCGGGCCAGGCGCGCCTGCGGGTGTCGCAGCGCATTGCCGCCGGCCATGTCGGCCAGCCGCTGCAGCCCGGCACCGCCGCGCGCATCTTCACCGGCGCGATGATGCCGGAGGGCGCCGACGCGGTGGTCATGCAAGAGTCCTGCGAGGCCGACGGCGAGCACGTGGTGGTGCGCCATGTCCCCAGGCCGGGCGAATGGGTGCGCTACATCGGCGAAGACATCCGCCAGGGCGGCGTCATCCTCGCCGCCGGCGCGCGCCTGCGTCCGCAGGAGCTGGGCCTGGCGGCATCGGTCGGGCAGGCCGATCTCCAGGTGCGCCGCCGCGCGCGCGTGGCGGTGTTCTTCACCGGCGATGAACTGGCCATGCCGGGCGAAGCGCTCAAGCCCGGCGCCATCTACAACTCCAACCGCTTCCTTCTGCGCGGCCTGCTGCAACAGCTGGGGTGCGAGATCAGCGACTACGGCATCGTCCCCGACAACCTCGACGCGACCCGCGAGACCTTGCGCCAGGCGGCGCAGCGGCACGACCTGATCATCACCAGCGGCGGCGTCTCGGTGGGGGAGGAAGACCACGTCAAGCCGGCGGTGGAAGCGCAAGGGCGCATCAACATGTGGCAGATCGCCATGAAGCCGGGCAAGCCGCTGGCTTTCGGCGAAGTGAACCGCGCCTCGTCCCAGGATGGCCGCGCTTTCTTCATCGGCCTGCCGGGCAATCCGGTGTCGTCCTTCGTCACCTTCCTGGTGTTCGTGCGGCCCTTCCTGCTGCGCCTGCAGGGCCTGCCGCGCGAAGCCGCGCTGCCGGCGCCGGTGACCATGCGCGCCGACTTCGACTGGAAGAAGGCCGACAAGCGCCAGGAGTTCCTGCGCGTGCGCCGCAACGACCGCGGCGGGCTCGACCTCTTCCCCAGCCAAGGCTCCAACGTGCTGACCTCCACCGTGTGGGCCGATGGCCTGGTCGACAATGCGCCGGGCCGCACCATCGCCGCCGGCGACATCGTTTCCTTCATCTCTTTCCAGGATCTGCTCTGATGAAAATCGAACTCCGCTTCTTCGCCAGCGTGCGCGAAGCGCTCCAGACATCGCAGGAAGTGATCACGCTGCCCGACAGCGTCAAGACCGTGGGCGACGTGCGCGCTTTCCTGATCGGCCGCGGCGGCGCCTGGACCGAGGTGCTCGGTCCCGAGAAGAACCTGCGCATGGCCTACGACCATGTGATGACCGAGGCCGACACCGAGATCGCCGACGGCGGCGAGGTTGCGTTCTTCCCGCCGGTGACCGGTGGCTGAGATGGCCGCCAAGGACGACGCGTCGGCCGGCACGCTGGGCCACTACAGCCGTAACGCCGACGACTTCCGCGCCGGCACCTGGGGCCATGACGTCAGCCAGAACATCGGGGCCTTGCTGGATGCCTTGTCGATGCGCCCGGGCGCTGCCGGCGCCGGTCCGTTCTCGATCCTCGATTTCGGCTGCGGCCCGGGGCGCGACCTGCTTGCCTGGTCCCGGCTGGGCCATGAGGCAGTCGGCCTGGACGGCGCCGGCGAGTTCGTGCGCATGGCGCGCGAGGCTTCCGGTTGCGAAGTGCTGCACCAGGATTTCCTCGCGCTGGATCTGCCGCCGCAGCGCTTCGACGGCATCTTCGCCAACGCCTCGCTGTTCCACGTGCCCTCGGCCGAACTGCCGCGCGTGCTGGCGCAGCTGCGCGCGGCGCTGAAGGAAGGCGGCATCCTGTTCAGCTCCAACCCGCGCGGCGAGGATGTCGAAGGCTGGAGCGGCGAACGCTATGGCGTGTGGCACAGCCTGGCGGGCTGGCGCAGCTACCTGGTCGCTGCAGGATTCATGGAATTGCGGCATTATTACCGCCCCGACGGACTGCCGCGCGAGCAGCAGCCGTGGCTGGCCAGCGTCTGGCGCAAGATCTGACGCGGCGGCAGGCGGCGCCCGATGGCGCTGCGATCCGTTTTCTTTGGGAGGAGACAGGGCATGCGCCAAACATGCCCGACCAAAGGGGAGATGCAACAGACGCCATGAACAATGAATGGCGCGCATTCATCCACACCTGAAGAAGGAACACATCGTGATATCCACCCAACTGGCCGCCTGGGCGGCCCAGGACACCCAGCTGCTGCTGGTGACGCTGGCCGCGCTGGTCGCCATCGTCGTCCTGATCAGCTTCCTCTCCATCGCTCCCTTCCTCGCCATCCTGATCGGCACCTTCGTGGCCGGCATCGGCGCCGGCCTGCCGCTGGAAGACATCGCCAAGGCGTTCAGCAAGGGCGCCGGCAGCATCCTCGGCGAGGCCGGCATCATCATCGCCCTGGGCGCCATGCTGGGGGCCCTGATGGCCGACTCCGGCGCGGCCGACCGGATCGTCACCACCTTGCTGCGCTACGCGCGCGGCCGCGCCATCCCGTGGATGATGGCGGTGGTGGCGCTGGTGATCGGCCTGCCGCTGTTCTTCGAGGTCGGCCTGGTGATGATGGCGCCGATCATCTTCGTCATGGCGCGCCGCGCCGAGCTGCCCATCATGCGCGTGGCCATTCCCGCGCTGGC
This genomic window contains:
- the thrC gene encoding threonine synthase; translated protein: MQYVSTRGHSATPSFSEILLGGLAPDGGLYLPSQYPQVTGAELDQWRKLSYADLAFEVLRKFATDIPEADLKALAHKTYTADVYRNTRAGEDASQITPLRTLEDKDGKKLVLQGLSNGPTLAFKDMAMQLLGNLFEYALARKGAELNIVGATSGDTGSAAEYAMRGKKGIRVFMLSPHKKMSAFQTAQMFSLQDPNIFNIAVQGVFDDCQDIVKAISNDLDYKAAKKIGTVNSINWARVVAQVVYYFRGYLAATSANDQKVSFTVPSGNFGNICAGHIARMMGLPIDKLVVATNENDVLDEFFRTGVYRVRKSAETYHTSSPSMDISKASNFERFVFDLLGRDAGRVKALFHKVETAGGFDLTGKPGSDGDEFASVIKYGFASGRSTHADRLDTIRFAEQAYGITVDTHTADGIKVARENLSPGVTMIVLETALPAKFNETIREALGRDADRPAGFENIEALPQRFEVMQAEAAQVKAFVAEHTGL
- a CDS encoding molybdopterin molybdotransferase MoeA, whose amino-acid sequence is MQANTTAQNSSGPTAQPARAPLQSVEQALRTLLDAAVPVEGVETVPTLEACGRVLAAPVLAHINVPGMNNSQMDGYAVRAADCASGQARLRVSQRIAAGHVGQPLQPGTAARIFTGAMMPEGADAVVMQESCEADGEHVVVRHVPRPGEWVRYIGEDIRQGGVILAAGARLRPQELGLAASVGQADLQVRRRARVAVFFTGDELAMPGEALKPGAIYNSNRFLLRGLLQQLGCEISDYGIVPDNLDATRETLRQAAQRHDLIITSGGVSVGEEDHVKPAVEAQGRINMWQIAMKPGKPLAFGEVNRASSQDGRAFFIGLPGNPVSSFVTFLVFVRPFLLRLQGLPREAALPAPVTMRADFDWKKADKRQEFLRVRRNDRGGLDLFPSQGSNVLTSTVWADGLVDNAPGRTIAAGDIVSFISFQDLL
- the moaD gene encoding molybdopterin converting factor subunit 1; the encoded protein is MKIELRFFASVREALQTSQEVITLPDSVKTVGDVRAFLIGRGGAWTEVLGPEKNLRMAYDHVMTEADTEIADGGEVAFFPPVTGG
- a CDS encoding class I SAM-dependent methyltransferase — its product is MAAKDDASAGTLGHYSRNADDFRAGTWGHDVSQNIGALLDALSMRPGAAGAGPFSILDFGCGPGRDLLAWSRLGHEAVGLDGAGEFVRMAREASGCEVLHQDFLALDLPPQRFDGIFANASLFHVPSAELPRVLAQLRAALKEGGILFSSNPRGEDVEGWSGERYGVWHSLAGWRSYLVAAGFMELRHYYRPDGLPREQQPWLASVWRKI